A single region of the Malus sylvestris chromosome 8, drMalSylv7.2, whole genome shotgun sequence genome encodes:
- the LOC126632524 gene encoding uncharacterized protein LOC126632524 — translation MCLVFVCDEEERVLSRQPAPGACPYCGGMVQAMDVESNWRFCFLPLYWRTKRKFYCSLCTRKLVVQ, via the coding sequence ATGTGTTTGGTGTTCGTGTGTGATGAAGAAGAGAGGGTGCTATCAAGGCAACCGGCACCGGGGGCATGCCCTTACTGTGGAGGAATGGTGCAAGCCATGGATGTTGAGAGCAACTGGAGGTTTTGCTTCCTTCCGCTGTATTGGAGGACCAAGCGCAAGTTCTACTGCAGCTTGTGTACTAGAAAATTGGTCGTGCAATGA
- the LOC126632523 gene encoding uncharacterized protein LOC126632523 has translation MACILAPLRPTSLSLSVPRIRIGAKPPSNAAPAPIRLIRNSMSQPAAEANPDIPKSDTTDVLVQYVVLRRDLIDTWPTGSVVTQGCHASVSAIWSHKDDPITLQYCSPENIDSMHKVTLEVKGEPQIVNLSEKLKAGGIAHKLWIEQPENFPTCLATKPYPKSVVSAYFKKLKLCK, from the exons ATGGCGTGTATACTCGCGCCACTTCGTCCCACCTCACTTTCACTTTCAGTCCCTCGAATCAGAATTGGGGCCAAACCTCCATCCAACGCGGCCCCCGCCCCGATTCGACTCATCCGAAATTCGATGAGTCAACCAGCCGCCGAGGCCAATCCGGACATCCCAAAATCCGACACAACGGACGTCCTGGTTCAGTACGTCGTGCTCCGGCGAGACCTAATCGACACGTGGCCGACGGGCAGCGTGGTCACACAGGGCTGCCATGCCTCCGTATCCGCCATTTGGTCCCACAAAGACGATCCCATCACCCTCCAGTACTGCAGCCCAGAAAACATCGATTCTATGCATAAG GTTACCCTTGAGGTGAAGGGAGAACCCCAGATAGTGAATTTGTCAGAGAAGCTCAAAGCAGGTGGCATAGCACACAAGCTCTGGATTGAACAACCCGAAAACTTCCCAACTTGTCTCGCCACAAAGCCGTACCCGAAATCCGTGGTATCCGCatattttaaaaagttgaaaCTCTGTAAGTGA
- the LOC126632522 gene encoding F-box protein AFR-like gives MLCNYNPSARPSVEHLANSLFDPCILQETQNFRSFLHLGSFILRVCIRMSKMAAPRSSSGSNPGSDQCSNQEISMNKSEPLIPGLPDEVAELCLLYLPYPYQALVRSVSASWNRAITGPSFVLCKKSLSLPLPYLFVLAFNKSTARIQWQALDPRSGRWFVLPPMPCPKAACPPGFACASLPREGTLVVAGGVRSDTECSMETTFVYRTSTNQWLTAAPMRTPRSFFDAGNINGKILAVGGGKDHYGSSITAVDCYDPKKDTWEAYAPLPGGLAKYDSNVVGNKMYVTEGWTWPFMYSPRGVVYDPDDNTWQEMRPGMRDGWTGVSVVVGGRLLVISEYGDCPMKAYDPDKDTWRYVGGDRFPCEALRRPFAASGVEGNIYVVACGLNVGVGRLSECEAELKVEWQLLPAPSAFRGFSPSSCQVLFA, from the coding sequence ATGCTCTGCAACTACAATCCTTCAGCTAGACCAAGTGTCGAACACCTTGCAAACTCACTTTTCGATCCATGCATTCTTCaagaaactcaaaattttcgaTCATTTCTTCATCTGGGTAGTTTTATTTTACGTGTTTGTATTCGAATGTCGAAAATGGCGGCTCCGAGATCATCATCTGGATCAAACCCAGGTTCTGATCAGTGTTCTAACCAAGAAATCAGCATGAACAAATCTGAGCCGTTGATTCCCGGATTGCCGGACGAGGTTGCCGAGCTCTGCCTGCTCTATCTTCCCTATCCGTACCAAGCTTTGGTGCGTTCGGTTTCTGCTTCATGGAACAGAGCCATTACAGGCCCTAGCTTTGTTCTTTGCAAGAAGTCTTTGTCTTTGCCTTTGCCTTATCTTTTCGTTTTGGCCTTCAACAAATCAACGGCCAGGATCCAGTGGCAAGCGCTGGACCCACGATCTGGCCGTTGGTTTGTTTTGCCTCCCATGCCGTGTCCCAAGGCCGCTTGCCCGCCGGGGTTTGCTTGTGCTTCCCTGCCACGTGAGGGGACGCTCGTTGTAGCGGGCGGCGTGCGGTCGGACACAGAATGTTCTATGGAAACAACCTTTGTGTATCGAACATCTACAAATCAATGGTTGACAGCCGCTCCAATGCGGACCCCACGGTCATTTTTCGACGCTGGAAATATCAACGGAAAGATCTTGGCCGTCGGAGGCGGCAAGGATCACTATGGCAGCTCGATCACGGCCGTGGACTGTTACGACCCTAAAAAAGACACGTGGGAGGCATATGCCCCTCTGCCTGGTGGACTGGCCAAGTATGATTCCAATGTGGTGGGCAACAAGATGTACGTGACCGAGGGGTGGACGTGGCCGTTTATGTACTCGCCACGTGGCGTGGTCTACGACCCTGACGATAACACGTGGCAAGAGATGAGGCCGGGAATGAGGGACGGGTGGACGGGCGTGAGCGTGGTCGTGGGTGGCAGGCTGTTGGTGATATCGGAGTACGGGGATTGTCCGATGAAGGCGTACGACCCTGATAAGGACACGTGGCGGTACGTGGGTGGGGACAGGTTCCCATGTGAGGCACTGAGACGCCCCTTCGCTGCGAGCGGGGTGGAAGGGAACATATATGTGGTGGCATGCGGGTTGAATGTGGGCGTAGGAAGGCTGTCCGAGTGTGAAGCAGAGCTAAAAGTTGAGTGGCAGCTCCTGCCAGCTCCAAGTGCTTTTAGGGGTTTTTCTCCTTCTAGTTGTCAAGTGCTTTTTGCCTAA